Proteins encoded within one genomic window of Psilocybe cubensis strain MGC-MH-2018 chromosome 2, whole genome shotgun sequence:
- a CDS encoding WSC domain-containing protein (WSC domain-containing protein ARB_07867), producing MRAFIITLTLAHLYTQILANPLAQSLKTRQAPGIKQTVGTWLYKGCYKDFGPRILAFRFDVPGGNSAERCTAICNGHGYGLAGLEYGSECWCDNYMPYGQLMSDSDCSFTCPGDNTELCGAGNRMLVYQDSTATPPSPNTCITWRDASSFINNVLQAVPKSGSGPITKLYAIPTNPFTDPLYYTIISTCPAGCPYTDYYNFGLYGSVLRSYNSLPYAPNVGDSQAFTSQSSAVGYAGFCPKPNPLSSNPFIGYPLLSVSGHTDLWSLCTNTTAGGRQDIVYSPVVNHPHYVKSACQDVWIQIVPYS from the exons ATGCGCGCTTTTATCATTACGCTTACTCTTGCCCACCTTTATACCCAAATATTG GCCAATCCATTGGCTCAATCTCTCAAAACTAGGCAAGCTCCAGGTATAAAGCAAACAGTTGGGACATGGCTTTATAAAGGCTGTTATAA GGACTTCGGGCCACGAATTCTTGCATTCCGATTTGATGTTCCAGGTGGAAACAGTGCCGAACGTTGTACAGCCATCTGCAATGGCCATGGATACGGTCTCGCTGGTCTTGAGTATGGAAGCGAATGCT GGTGCGACAACTACATGCCGTACGGGCAGCTGATGAGCGACAGTGATTGCAGCTTTACTTGTCCAGGAGACAACACCGAGCTTTGTGGCGCCGGAAACAGAATGCTGGTGTATCAAGATTCAACTGCCACTCCTCCCAGCCCCAATACGTGCATCACATGGCGCGACGCGTCGAGCTTCATCAATAATGTCCTACAGGCTGTCCCAAAGAGTGGTTCCGGGCCTATCACGAAGCTATACGCCATACCAACAAATCCCTTCACGGATCCCCTTTATTACACAATAATTTCG ACCTGCCCCGCTGGGTGTCCATACACGGACTACTACAACTTTGGCTTGTATGGAAGCGTACTCCGAAGCTACAACTCGTTACCATACGCCCCAAATGTCGGCGATTCTCAGGCTTTCACGTCCCAGTCATCTGCCGTTGGATACGCCGGGTTTTGCCCAAAG CCAAACCCTCTTTCCTCCAATCCGTTCATCGGATATCCACTGCTTTCAGTGTCTGGGCATACAGATCTGTGGAGCCTTTGCACCAACACAACAGCGGGAGGAAGACAAGACATAGTCTACTCTCCAGTTGTCAACCATCCTCATTATGTCAAGTCTGCTTGTCAGGATGTATGGATTCAGATTGTTCCGTATTCTTAG